A genomic region of Trifolium pratense cultivar HEN17-A07 linkage group LG3, ARS_RC_1.1, whole genome shotgun sequence contains the following coding sequences:
- the LOC123914272 gene encoding F-box protein At1g67340, producing MRTRRGSYYPESGIVTKMCSFGNKRKPKETISYAKRQKKCSEKPTTTTTDYDFFESLPDDIVISIFCRLSSTATSPSDFVTVLLTCKRLKSLALHSLVLSKASPRTFSIRAKNWSDSAQKFLKNCAEAGNVEACYTLGMIRFYCLQNRGSGASLMAKAAMNSHARALYSLAVIQFNGSGGTKSDKDLRAGVALCARAAFLGHIDALRELGHCLQDGYGVKQNISEGRRFLIQANARELAAVLSTNAAARQLVNSNLQSQLRYVAATGCPLLSDFGCNVPAPEPHPASRFLTEWFTVRSDSLDSGLRLCSHAGCGRPETRKHEFRRCSVCGAVNYCSRACQALDWKFRHKAECAPVERWLDEDGEDDGEDDGDREVMVMEDS from the exons ATGAGAACAAGAAGAGGGAGTTATTACCCAGAATCTGGAATAGTGACAAAGATGTGTTCATTTGGTAATAAGAGAAAACCAAAAGAGACTATTTCATATGCAAAGAGACAGAAGAAATGTTCTGAgaaaccaacaacaacaacaacggattatgatttttttgaatCTTTACCAGATGACATCGTTATTTCTATCTTCTGTAGGCTTAGTTCTACAGCCACTTCCCCTTCAGATTTTGTAACCGTTTTATTAAC GTGTAAGAGATTAAAAAGTTTAGCACTTCATTCTCTTGTGTTATCAAAAGCTTCTCCGAGAACTTTCTCCATTAGAGCAAAAAATTGGTCCGATTCTGCACAAAAATTTCTCAAAAACTGTGCCGAAGCAGGGAATGTTGAAGCGTGTTATACTTTAGGCATG ATTCGGTTTTACTGTTTGCAAAACAGAGGGAGCGGTGCTTCGCTTATGGCGAAAGCAGCAATGAATTCACACGCGCGTGCTCTTTACTCGCTTGCAGTTATACAGTTCAACGGCAGCGGCGGTACCAAAAGTGACAAAGACCTCCGTGCCGGAGTTGCTCTCTGCGCTAGAGCCGCTTTTCTCGGCCACATCGACGCGTTGCGTGAGCTTGGCCACTGTTTACAAGACGGTTACGGTGTTAAACAGAATATCTCCGAGGGAAGACGTTTTCTTATTCAAGCAAACGCACGTGAACTCGCCGCCGTGTTATCAACCAACGCCGCCGCGCGCCAGTTAGTTAATTCAAATCTCCAGTCACAGCTTCGATATGTTGCGGCGACTGGATGTCCGTTGTTAAGTGATTTTGGATGTAATGTCCCGGCGCCGGAGCCACATCCGGCGAGTCGGTTTTTGACGGAGTGGTTCACGGTTCGGAGTGATTCGCTTGATTCGGGTTTGAGACTCTGTTCACATGCCGGATGTGGTAGACCGGAGACACGGAAACATGAGTTTCGAAGGTGTTCCGTTTGTGGTGCGGTGAATTATTGTTCACGCGCTTGTCAAGCGCTTGATTGGAAGTTTCGACATAAGGCGGAGTGTGCTCCGGTGGAACGGTGGCTTGATGAGGATGGTGAAGACGACGGTGAAGATGACGGCGACCGTGAGGTAATGGTTATGGAAGATAGTTAG